A genomic stretch from Diprion similis isolate iyDipSimi1 chromosome 1, iyDipSimi1.1, whole genome shotgun sequence includes:
- the LOC124404600 gene encoding lysosomal alpha-mannosidase isoform X1 → MAATSRMSKMPLYVPQFLLLFAFLFYWVGKECGATPLNNFESRESSKTCGYQACPKLSQHKLNIHLIPHTHDDVGWLKTVDQYYWGGRPLIAKAGVQYILDSVIHELLEDPNRRFIYVETAYLWKWWSYQNDRVKTDVRRLIDEGRLEIISGAWSMNDEAVTHYQSIIDQFTWGFRRLNDTFGSCARPHVGWQIDPFGHSREQASLFAQMGFDGLFFGRLDYQDKRNRMDKKTAEMIWKGSDSLGKKADLFTSVLFNTYSPPPGFCFDILCADEPIVDDPESPDYNVDRRISSLVEYATMQSKYYRTNNVILTMGGDFTYQVAETWYKNLDKLLRYTNDRHGSTVNVFYSTPSCYLKAVNELALSWPTKSDDFFPYASDPHTYWSGYYSSRPTIKFYERMGNNYLQISKQLSALTNISSSETYLNPFREAMGVLQHHDAITGTEKQQVAEDYARILSKAMKGGERILSDALGNLISKRNQSRSREGAEVHFYTCYQLNISSCPYTEENENFVLTLYNPQSRVVSSFVRIPVTGNSYVVRDFTGANLATQIIPIPPEVLAIPGRESSAVNELVFRAKNIQALGYQAYYVTRGNKTVEPVRSESLSEATIQNEFFNVSMTDDGSTCALRKIKSGVTNMRITQSFHYYESSQGNNEEFVTRSSGAYIFRPKDATPKNLTNVGSNQTYKGPLVQEIHVKINEWVSQIVRLYTGEDYIEYDWLVGPIPVDDKVGKEIITSYTSNLATENVFYTDSNGREMLRREKNFRPTWTLQLAEPVAGNYYPITAKVTIKDRINKLRMSVLNDRAQGGSSLNDGQVELMLHRRILHDDAFGVGEALNEIAYGKGLVVRGRHQIITGTNSVRSSTILMEKQMAWNLLNPPCILISPAAGRTFEEWRHHYRMQGSGLTKQLPPNVRILSLEPWKDGGLLFRLEHMFEIGEDTRYSHPVEINIKDLFLPFTVKNARETTLGGNQWLNESERLRWVSDSNEVHRERENVRDADAGSIHVSDEAINILLHPMEIRTFVIEI, encoded by the exons ATGGCAGCCACGTCGAGGATGTCAAAGATGCCGCTTTACGTTCCACAATTCTTATTGTTATTCGCTTTCCTGTTTTATTGGGTTGGAAAAGAATGTGGCGCAACACcgttaaataattttgaatcacGAGAAAGTTCGAAGACCTGTGGCTATCAA GCTTGTCCAAAACTCAGCCAAcacaaattaaatattcatttgattCCGCACACCCATGACGATGTTGGCTGGTTAAAAACAGTCGATCAGTATTACTGGGGTG gtCGTCCCTTGATTGCAAAAGCTGGAGTCCAATACATTCTAGACAGCGTGATCCACGAACTACTTGAAGATCCAAACAGAAG GTTTATTTACGTGGAGACCGCCTATCTGTGGAAGTGGTGGTCGTATCAAAATGACCGAGTTAAGACCGATGTTCGGAGGCTCATTGACGAAGGTCGGCTGGAAATAATAAGCGGGGCATGGAGCATGAATGACGAGGCGGTCACTCATTATCAATCAATCATCGATCAGTTCACCTGGGGGTTCAG GCGTCTTAATGACACATTCGGATCGTGTGCACGCCCCCACGTTGGATGGCAAATAGATCCCTTTGGTCACTCGAGGGAGCAGGCCTCATTATTCGCTCAGATGGGCTTCGACGGTCTCTTCTTCGGTAGACTGGATTATCAGGATAAGAGAAATCGCATGGATAAGAAAACAGCCGAAATGATTTGGAAAGGGAGTGACAGTTTGG GAAAGAAGGCTGATCTGTTCACGAGCGTCCTATTCAACACTTACAGTCCTCCGCCTGGGTTTTGTTTCGACATACTCTGTGCAGACGAGCCAATCGTTGATGATCCTGAAAGTCCCGACTACAATGTTGACCGTAGG ATTTCGTCGCTTGTCGAGTACGCCACGATGCAGTCTAAATATTACCGAACGAATAATGTCATATTGACGATGGGAGGAGATTTCACGTATCAAGTTGCGGAAACGTGGTACAAAAACTTGGACAAACTGCTGAG ATACACAAACGACCGCCACGGAAGTACAGTAAATGTGTTTTACTCGACACCATCCTGTTACTTGAAAGCCGTCAACGAGCTGGCCCTTTCTTGGCCAACCAAGTCTGATGACTTCTTTCCTTACGCCAGCGACCCCCACACCTACTGGTCAGGATATTACAGTTCGAGgccaacaataaaattttacgagaGAATGGGAAACAATTACCTCCAG aTATCGAAGCAGCTTTCAGCATTGACTAATATATCGTCGTCGGAAACTTACCTGAATCCGTTTCGTGAAGCGATGGGTGTACTTCAACACCATGATGCGATTACTGGAACCGAAAAGCAGCAGGTTGCTGAGGATTACGCGAGAATTTTATCCAAAGCTATGAAGGGCGGAGAACGGATTTTATCAGATGCACTTGG AAACTTGATTTCAAAAAGGAACCAAAGCAGATCTCGCGAGGGTGCAGAAGTTCATTTCTACACCTGTTACCAACTAAACATCAGCTCTTGCCCGTACacggaagaaaatgaaaactttgtCCTGACTCTGTACAATCCGCAAAGTAGAGTGGTTTCGAGCTTTGTTCGCATTCCCGTAACAGGCAATTCATACGTCGTTCGAGACTTCACTG GTGCTAATCTTGCcacacaaattattccaatACCACCTGAAGTCCTGGCAATTCCCGGCAGAGAGAGTTCAGCGGTCAACGAATTAGTTTTTCGTGCCAAAAATATCCAAGCTCTCGGTTATCAAGCTTACTACGTCACTAGAGGTAACAAGACTGTTGAACCCGTACGCAGCGAAAGCTTGTCCGAAGCGACGATACAAAATGAG TTCTTCAACGTCTCAATGACCGATGACGGAAGCACGTGTGCTCTGCGAAAAATCAAGTCGGGTGTTACAAACATGAGAATCACCCAATCCTTCCACTATTACGAAAGCAGCCAAGGCAATAATGAGGAATTCGTAACTCGCTCCTCCGGAGCATACATATTCAGGCCCAAAGACGCTACCCCCAAGAATCTAACAAATGTTGGCAGCAACCAGACTTATAAGG GTCCACTCGTTCAGGAAATACATGTGAAGATTAACGAATGGGTCAGTCAGATTGTCAGGCTTTACACAGGTGAAGATTATATAGAGTATGATTGGCTAGTCGGTCCAATCCCCGTCGA TGATAAAGTTGGCAAGGAAATCATAACAAGTTACACTAGCAACCTGGCCACGGAAAATGTGTTTTATACCGACAGCAACGGTCGCGAAATGTTAAGACGCGAGAAAAACTTCCGGCCTACTTGGACGTTGCAGCTCGCCGAACCTGTTGCGGGTAACTATTACCCCATCACCGCCAAAGTCACTATCAAGGACAGAATAAATAAGTTAAGAATGAGCGTCCTGAACGACCGAGCCCAGGGTGGCTCCAGTCTCAACGACGGCCAAGTGGAATTGATG CTACATCGTAGGATATTGCATGATGATGCTTTCGGCGTTGGTGAAGCTTTGAACGAGATAGCCTACGGCAAGGGACTGGTCGTACGTGGCCGGCACCAAATCATAACGGGGACCAATTCGGTCCGTAGCTCAACTATCTTAATGGAAAAGCAGATGGCCTGGAATTTATTGAATCCTCCGTGCATCCTCATATCCCCGGCGGCCGGTCGAACTTTTGAGGAATGGCGTCATCATTATCGAATGCAG GGATCTGGCCTTACAAAGCAGCTACCCCCGAATGTGCGTATTTTGAGCCTGGAGCCATGGAAAGATGGTGGACTACTCTTCAGGCTTGAGcacatgtttgaaattggTGAAGACACAAGATACTCTCACCCAGTGGAAATCAATATCAAG GATCTTTTCCTTCCCTTCACGGTAAAGAATGCGCGGGAAACAACGTTGGGAGGTAATCAGTGGTTGAACGAGTCAGAGCGTCTAAGGTGGGTAAGTGATTCGAACGAAGTACACCGTGAACGGGAAAATGTGAGAGATGCCGATGCAGGATCGATACACGTCAGCGACGAAGCTATCAACATTCTTCTGCATCCGATGGAGATTCGTACTTTTGTCATTGAAATTTAG